One window of the Flavobacteriaceae bacterium YJPT1-3 genome contains the following:
- a CDS encoding DUF5706 domain-containing protein, with the protein MKNQNQLKKERPALQEPRDDHTADMVDHYWFSINYVTSLIKASEIKAGLILSFYGILLNFLYQSTINILISASERSLLLLLAGLWLLCTATSIFFCVRCFIPKIEGNYDRNMFFFSDVISKFGSVKDFSKKFYKVSLDEDELFLQLGEQIFIISKIAAWKFKNVKRAIWFLALGLFLLFGTITYYLISEGIFSRML; encoded by the coding sequence ATGAAAAATCAAAATCAATTAAAGAAGGAACGGCCTGCACTGCAAGAGCCCAGGGACGACCACACCGCAGATATGGTGGATCATTATTGGTTCAGCATCAATTATGTCACCAGTTTGATTAAAGCCTCTGAAATTAAGGCGGGTCTTATCCTCTCTTTTTACGGTATCCTCTTAAATTTTCTGTACCAAAGCACCATCAACATTCTGATCTCGGCTTCAGAACGTTCTCTTTTACTCCTTTTGGCAGGCCTTTGGTTGTTGTGTACGGCTACCTCTATTTTCTTCTGTGTACGCTGTTTTATTCCAAAAATTGAAGGAAACTATGATCGCAATATGTTCTTTTTTAGTGATGTGATCTCCAAATTTGGAAGCGTGAAAGACTTCTCTAAGAAGTTTTATAAGGTAAGTCTAGACGAAGACGAGTTGTTTTTGCAATTAGGCGAACAAATTTTTATCATTTCAAAAATAGCAGCCTGGAAATTCAAGAATGTAAAGCGGGCAATCTGGTTTCTGGCCCTGGGACTCTTCCTTCTCTTTGGCACTATTACTTATTACCTGATCTCGGAGGGCATTTTTTCCCGCATGCTATAA
- a CDS encoding serine hydrolase: MRPLNYSLQRITIAFFVALLISSFYKMPDPQEVSSKKSLKISATTQPKLSPQARRMYLHRQEQLQVAVAEYFDKAIKKGLIVGAGVSIVKGDSIVLATGYGSRNLRTNKGVDAGTVFRLGSLSKGFAGVLAGKFKSEGLLDWNDKINEYVPELQFKQAHHTPKITLSHILSHTSGAPYHSYTDLIEHGVDLRTIASSFTAVQPVSAPGELYSYQNALFSMVGEATQQVTGNPIANDLKENFFTPLNMSTVSTDHEGLLATENKAIPHRKYRRGWRSIQLNDHYYNAVAAGGINASAADMAQWMRFLLGHNQEVMGAEALAEVFQPQVEIPGRSKYYQRWKGHQASYYAYGWRVHEFVDEQEKAQTMIHHGGSVNNFRNEIALFPEDDLGICVLMNSMTPLASRVIPDLQEIIASIYKENLTEEAVIAAN, encoded by the coding sequence ATGCGACCCCTAAATTATTCGCTTCAGCGCATCACTATCGCTTTTTTTGTTGCCCTATTGATCAGTAGTTTTTACAAAATGCCTGATCCGCAGGAGGTGTCCTCCAAAAAAAGTCTGAAGATCTCTGCCACAACGCAACCCAAGTTGTCTCCACAAGCCCGGAGGATGTATCTGCATCGGCAAGAGCAGCTGCAAGTCGCAGTTGCTGAGTATTTCGATAAGGCCATCAAAAAAGGATTGATCGTAGGGGCTGGTGTAAGCATTGTCAAGGGAGATTCCATCGTACTTGCTACCGGTTACGGTTCACGCAATTTACGTACCAATAAAGGTGTTGATGCGGGCACTGTTTTCCGTCTGGGATCCCTTTCTAAAGGATTTGCCGGTGTTCTGGCCGGTAAGTTTAAAAGTGAGGGGCTTCTCGACTGGAATGACAAGATCAACGAATATGTTCCCGAACTCCAATTCAAACAGGCACACCATACCCCAAAAATCACCCTCTCGCATATTCTTTCCCATACCTCAGGGGCGCCCTATCACAGTTATACCGACTTGATTGAGCACGGAGTTGATTTAAGGACCATCGCTTCCTCATTTACAGCGGTCCAACCCGTCAGTGCTCCAGGAGAATTGTACAGTTATCAAAACGCCCTCTTTTCCATGGTGGGAGAAGCCACACAGCAAGTAACCGGTAACCCCATCGCCAACGATCTTAAGGAAAACTTCTTCACGCCCTTGAACATGAGTACCGTAAGTACCGATCATGAAGGACTCTTGGCTACAGAGAATAAAGCAATACCTCATCGAAAATACCGCCGGGGTTGGAGATCCATCCAATTAAATGACCATTATTACAATGCTGTGGCTGCTGGAGGCATCAATGCCAGTGCCGCCGATATGGCTCAATGGATGCGATTTTTGCTAGGACATAATCAAGAAGTAATGGGCGCGGAGGCTCTTGCAGAAGTGTTCCAACCTCAAGTGGAGATTCCCGGTCGAAGCAAATACTACCAGCGCTGGAAGGGGCATCAGGCCTCCTACTATGCTTACGGTTGGCGTGTGCATGAATTTGTTGATGAACAGGAAAAAGCCCAAACCATGATCCATCATGGGGGTAGCGTCAACAATTTTAGAAATGAGATTGCGCTATTCCCGGAAGACGATCTGGGTATCTGCGTACTGATGAATAGCATGACTCCTTTGGCCAGTCGTGTGATTCCTGACTTGCAAGAGATCATCGCTTCCATCTACAAGGAGAACCTGACGGAAGAAGCGGTAATTGCAGCGAATTAA
- a CDS encoding class I SAM-dependent methyltransferase → MIELGFGDGNQLEYFNFPSYLGFDVSEVVIENCRQKFKEQSHMRFQHVDIIADQKAELVLSLDVIYHLIEDQVYHKYMNQLFDLSERYVIIYAYDSEDAEHHPPHVKPRKFTQWIQAQRPNFKLIQHIPNRYPYNEKKPKKTSFADFYIYERED, encoded by the coding sequence GTGATCGAACTGGGTTTTGGAGACGGCAACCAATTGGAATACTTCAATTTCCCTTCATACCTGGGTTTTGATGTCAGCGAGGTGGTCATTGAAAATTGCCGTCAGAAGTTTAAAGAGCAAAGCCATATGCGTTTCCAGCACGTGGACATCATAGCCGATCAAAAGGCTGAGCTGGTCTTAAGTTTGGATGTCATCTATCATCTTATTGAAGATCAGGTTTACCACAAATACATGAATCAACTCTTCGACCTATCTGAGCGTTATGTGATAATCTATGCCTACGACAGTGAGGATGCTGAGCATCATCCTCCGCATGTAAAACCCAGAAAGTTTACCCAATGGATTCAGGCACAGCGCCCCAACTTTAAACTTATACAACACATCCCCAATCGCTACCCCTACAATGAGAAGAAGCCCAAGAAAACCTCTTTCGCCGACTTCTATATCTACGAACGAGAAGATTAA
- a CDS encoding outer membrane lipoprotein carrier protein LolA, whose translation MFPLLAALLLVSAFAKAQNDPKAKALLADVSEQVKTYDNVVIDFKYAINNEENGLSQETRGDVTLEGEKYVMNLMGATQMYDGKKLYVISNEDEEVTISTVAPGDDDAITPSKMLTFFNKGYTYKWDIVQNSKGRKIQYVKLIPIDSKSEFKQALLGIDSQTKNIYKLILTQNNGTRITITVNGFKTNQPLAKNTFTFDESRYEGYYINRLD comes from the coding sequence ATGTTCCCGCTCTTAGCAGCCCTGTTGCTGGTGTCTGCTTTCGCGAAAGCGCAAAATGATCCCAAAGCAAAAGCCTTACTGGCTGATGTATCTGAGCAGGTTAAAACCTATGACAATGTGGTGATTGACTTTAAGTATGCGATCAACAATGAAGAGAATGGATTGTCCCAAGAAACACGAGGTGACGTCACGCTGGAGGGAGAAAAATACGTGATGAACCTCATGGGTGCGACCCAGATGTACGACGGAAAAAAACTATATGTGATTTCCAATGAAGATGAAGAAGTGACTATATCGACCGTGGCACCGGGAGATGATGATGCGATCACGCCTTCCAAAATGTTGACCTTTTTCAATAAGGGGTATACCTACAAGTGGGATATTGTACAGAATAGTAAGGGTCGTAAAATTCAGTACGTCAAGCTGATTCCTATCGACTCTAAAAGTGAGTTTAAACAAGCCTTGTTGGGTATTGACAGTCAGACCAAGAATATTTATAAATTGATCCTGACCCAAAACAACGGCACCCGAATTACGATAACGGTGAACGGCTTTAAGACCAATCAGCCTTTAGCCAAAAACACCTTTACTTTTGATGAGTCCCGCTATGAGGGCTATTACATCAACCGGCTGGACTAA
- a CDS encoding adenylate/guanylate cyclase domain-containing protein, with protein MRYSLFFCFFLCFVLLNTSFAQNQKLADSLIAQHQSGSYKGNELELLKAIAVQETNPITKEEYAIKLIEKATKDNQDQMLLSGYLQKGNALHLSGEVEQALEAYFESLRLSKQIQYDRGAGNATIAIANLYSEIGNSVNANKYYAEGIELLRKNDDPAPLSKALFNAGDEAFNAGDYTQALTYFKESGELFDQLDYTIGKAYNLGNIGMVYAEQRQDELAEANINQAVRLLEELEDYYGISVYLTYMSDIYARKNKFPLALNYAEKSLDLATRHGLKNQMSEAHLKLAELHEQNENPLIAFDHYKSHIAYRDSVKNIEVVQQMADQRTEFEVSQKQIEVDLLEQKRKNQRIVTIATALGLLAVGIFSIGLYRRNQFIRKTKKIIEAERDRSDTLLLNILPEETAEELKMTGKVSAKKYESTTVLFTDFKGFTSYSEGLSPEELVKTVSFYFSAFDEIIEKHGLEKIKTIGDAYMCAGGIHSLKNNHADKMLEAAFEIAEFVKATKKGSQDNKMTFDVRIGINSGPVVAGVVGTKKFAYDIWGDTVNVASRMESMSAPGKINISETTYALIKKDWNCEYRGEIEVKNRGRLKMYFVNN; from the coding sequence ATGCGCTACTCCCTCTTTTTCTGCTTCTTTCTATGCTTCGTTCTTCTCAATACTAGTTTTGCTCAAAATCAGAAATTAGCCGATAGTCTTATCGCCCAACATCAATCCGGTTCTTATAAAGGCAATGAGCTGGAACTACTCAAAGCTATTGCTGTGCAAGAGACCAATCCCATCACTAAGGAGGAATATGCCATCAAGCTTATTGAAAAAGCAACCAAAGACAACCAGGATCAAATGCTCCTTAGCGGGTATCTTCAAAAAGGAAACGCTTTGCATCTCAGTGGAGAAGTGGAGCAAGCGTTAGAAGCTTACTTTGAAAGTCTGCGCCTGTCCAAACAGATCCAATATGATAGGGGAGCAGGGAATGCTACCATTGCGATCGCTAATCTATATTCAGAAATAGGAAATTCAGTCAATGCCAATAAGTATTACGCCGAAGGAATTGAACTGCTGCGCAAAAACGATGATCCAGCTCCACTGTCCAAAGCCTTGTTCAATGCTGGAGATGAAGCGTTTAATGCTGGAGACTATACTCAGGCGTTGACCTACTTTAAAGAATCCGGAGAACTTTTTGATCAGCTTGATTATACCATTGGTAAAGCTTACAATCTGGGAAACATAGGTATGGTGTACGCAGAACAACGCCAGGATGAATTGGCCGAAGCAAATATCAACCAGGCCGTTAGGCTGTTGGAAGAGTTGGAAGACTATTACGGTATCTCGGTATACCTGACCTACATGTCGGACATTTATGCCCGTAAAAACAAGTTCCCATTAGCCCTCAATTATGCGGAAAAAAGCTTAGATCTTGCTACCAGACACGGACTGAAGAATCAAATGAGCGAAGCCCACTTGAAGCTGGCGGAGCTCCACGAACAAAACGAGAATCCCCTTATTGCTTTTGATCATTATAAGTCACACATTGCCTACCGGGATAGTGTTAAGAATATCGAAGTCGTTCAGCAAATGGCAGACCAACGTACGGAATTTGAAGTATCCCAAAAGCAAATTGAGGTCGACCTATTAGAACAAAAACGAAAAAATCAGCGCATCGTGACCATTGCCACGGCATTGGGATTGCTTGCTGTCGGGATTTTCTCCATCGGACTCTACCGAAGAAATCAGTTCATTAGAAAAACCAAAAAAATTATTGAGGCAGAACGGGATCGTTCTGATACCCTGCTGCTCAACATCCTTCCCGAAGAAACTGCTGAAGAATTGAAAATGACCGGAAAGGTCAGTGCTAAGAAATACGAAAGCACCACGGTTCTATTTACCGATTTTAAAGGGTTTACCAGTTATTCGGAAGGCCTATCTCCCGAAGAGCTGGTCAAAACGGTAAGTTTCTATTTTTCCGCCTTTGATGAGATCATCGAAAAGCACGGCCTGGAAAAAATCAAGACCATTGGTGACGCCTATATGTGTGCGGGAGGAATCCACTCCCTTAAGAATAATCACGCTGATAAAATGCTGGAGGCGGCCTTTGAGATAGCCGAATTTGTCAAAGCTACCAAAAAAGGAAGTCAGGATAATAAAATGACCTTTGACGTACGTATTGGGATCAACTCCGGTCCCGTGGTGGCCGGAGTGGTAGGCACCAAGAAATTCGCTTACGACATTTGGGGAGATACGGTGAATGTCGCTTCCCGAATGGAATCCATGTCGGCGCCCGGTAAAATAAACATCAGTGAAACCACCTACGCCCTTATTAAAAAGGACTGGAATTGTGAGTACCGGGGAGAGATAGAAGTAAAAAACAGAGGTCGTCTCAAAATGTATTTCGTAAATAATTAG
- the ribB gene encoding 3,4-dihydroxy-2-butanone-4-phosphate synthase, with translation MGTTAASTTIQLNTIQEAIDDIRQGKVIIVVDDEDRENEGDFLAAAEKVTPEMINFMATHGRGLICAPLSEKRCDELQLEMMVGNNTDPMETAFTISVDLKGQGVTTGISAADRAKTIKALIDPKTKPHHLSRPGHIFPLKAKEGGVLRRTGHTEAAIDFARLAGLEPAGVIVEIMNEDGTMARLPHLMEVAKRFDLKIVSIEDLVAYRMLHDSLIEKREDFDINTRFGTFRLRAYKQTTNDSVHIALTKGQWKEDDPVLVRVNSTQINNDILGTLTNNADKKLDDMFRAVNEAGQGAIVFINQQNASASLLHRLHELKELQEQGEMKAPQLVMDNKDFGIGAQILHDLGISKIRLLSNSESTKRVGIIGYGLEITEQVNY, from the coding sequence ATGGGAACGACCGCAGCGTCTACAACGATTCAATTGAACACCATTCAGGAAGCCATAGACGATATCCGTCAAGGAAAAGTGATCATTGTGGTCGATGATGAGGATCGTGAGAACGAAGGAGATTTTTTGGCAGCAGCCGAAAAAGTGACTCCCGAAATGATCAATTTTATGGCCACACATGGCCGTGGTTTGATCTGCGCTCCACTTTCGGAGAAGCGCTGCGATGAATTACAACTAGAAATGATGGTAGGCAACAACACCGATCCCATGGAAACCGCCTTTACCATCTCGGTAGATCTCAAAGGACAAGGGGTCACCACGGGAATTAGCGCCGCAGATCGTGCTAAAACTATCAAAGCATTGATCGATCCTAAAACAAAGCCCCATCACTTAAGTCGGCCAGGGCATATTTTTCCGCTTAAAGCTAAAGAAGGTGGTGTCTTGCGACGTACCGGCCATACGGAAGCCGCCATTGATTTTGCTCGTTTAGCCGGATTAGAGCCGGCCGGAGTGATTGTAGAGATCATGAATGAAGATGGCACCATGGCCCGCCTACCCCATTTGATGGAGGTGGCTAAGCGCTTTGACCTGAAGATCGTTTCCATTGAAGATCTGGTAGCTTATCGCATGCTGCATGATTCTTTGATCGAGAAGCGGGAAGATTTTGACATCAACACACGATTTGGAACTTTTCGCTTACGAGCTTACAAACAGACCACTAATGACTCCGTTCATATAGCCCTGACCAAGGGGCAGTGGAAAGAAGACGATCCGGTACTGGTGCGTGTGAACTCTACCCAAATCAATAACGATATTTTGGGCACGCTCACCAACAATGCCGATAAAAAACTGGATGATATGTTTCGCGCGGTGAACGAGGCCGGACAAGGAGCAATCGTATTTATCAATCAGCAAAATGCCTCAGCCAGTTTGCTGCATCGCTTACACGAATTAAAGGAATTGCAAGAGCAAGGGGAAATGAAAGCCCCGCAGCTCGTGATGGATAATAAAGACTTTGGCATTGGGGCTCAAATCTTGCACGATCTGGGCATTTCTAAGATCCGATTGCTCAGCAATAGTGAATCTACCAAACGAGTCGGGATCATTGGTTACGGTCTGGAAATCACGGAGCAGGTCAATTATTGA
- a CDS encoding acetyltransferase, whose protein sequence is MAYSPYYYSTYQNLPEKLVDTYSDLNFENHCYLRIGLDNIYQAKWDTVIQRPAYKYIQEAEREALLQLLKRYLEDKALLMAHNKDSLQWRQQTKKCIP, encoded by the coding sequence ATGGCCTACTCTCCCTATTATTATTCCACCTACCAAAACCTGCCTGAAAAGTTAGTAGACACCTACTCCGATTTGAATTTTGAGAATCATTGCTATCTACGGATTGGACTGGATAATATTTATCAAGCGAAATGGGATACGGTGATCCAACGACCGGCCTATAAATACATTCAGGAGGCGGAACGAGAAGCTTTGCTCCAGCTGCTGAAACGCTACCTGGAGGACAAGGCACTGTTGATGGCGCACAATAAGGACTCTTTGCAGTGGAGGCAGCAAACTAAAAAATGTATTCCTTAA
- a CDS encoding BamA/TamA family outer membrane protein produces MKTNTLFFLILLFSGLTPVAAQELEELKEFFTFYPNRKAVAQDSTLYLSKLVAAPVISYAPETSLGFGVGAKYLFKFRGSGEETRTSNMPATLQYTLNNQFILYSGFEVFTNQEEWVIEGNLLFQNYPRLFYGIGRDTPKEAEEQYNYYQALVEPIFLKKMFLRYLFVGAGVRYNHVFNVSLDEGGTLVEDRPLGFEGSTSAGAEFAVLYDSRNNILNAQSGWYFEFTHGFYGKVLGGTSNFQLTRFDLRHYYSLSEKNDDVLAFQLVGRFSHGDVPFSELALFGGDDILRGYQEGRYVERSILAGQLEYRKTFKNSRLGMVAFVGGGDVFRQLDDVQLKNIRPNFGVGLRYMLDRTEKLNIRVDWGFGTDTNNLYLDIAEAF; encoded by the coding sequence TTGAAAACAAATACCCTATTTTTTCTGATCCTTCTATTTTCCGGTTTAACTCCTGTGGCTGCACAAGAACTGGAAGAACTCAAAGAATTTTTCACCTTCTATCCAAACCGTAAAGCGGTAGCGCAAGACAGCACCCTCTATTTATCGAAGCTGGTGGCGGCACCGGTAATCAGCTATGCGCCGGAGACCAGCCTGGGTTTTGGCGTAGGTGCCAAATACCTGTTTAAATTTCGCGGAAGCGGGGAGGAGACCCGTACTTCCAATATGCCGGCAACCCTGCAATATACCTTGAATAATCAGTTCATTCTGTACTCCGGTTTTGAAGTGTTCACGAATCAGGAAGAATGGGTGATTGAGGGCAATCTGCTTTTTCAGAATTATCCCCGTTTGTTTTATGGGATTGGTCGGGATACTCCCAAAGAAGCGGAAGAGCAATACAACTACTATCAGGCTCTGGTAGAACCTATTTTCCTCAAGAAAATGTTCCTGAGGTATCTGTTTGTAGGAGCTGGAGTGCGCTACAATCATGTTTTTAATGTCTCCTTAGACGAAGGGGGTACTTTAGTTGAAGATCGACCCCTTGGTTTTGAGGGTTCCACTTCTGCCGGAGCAGAATTTGCGGTACTCTATGACAGCCGTAATAATATACTCAACGCTCAATCCGGCTGGTATTTTGAGTTTACTCATGGGTTCTATGGGAAAGTACTGGGAGGGACCAGTAATTTTCAATTAACCCGTTTTGATCTTAGGCACTATTACAGCCTTTCTGAAAAGAATGATGACGTACTCGCCTTTCAGCTTGTTGGTCGATTTTCGCATGGTGATGTTCCTTTCTCCGAACTGGCACTCTTTGGGGGTGATGACATCCTAAGAGGCTATCAGGAGGGCCGCTACGTAGAACGCAGCATTTTGGCCGGCCAATTGGAGTATCGAAAAACATTTAAAAATTCCCGTTTAGGAATGGTGGCCTTCGTAGGAGGGGGAGATGTGTTTAGACAGTTGGATGACGTTCAACTGAAGAATATCCGACCCAATTTTGGGGTGGGACTGCGCTATATGCTCGATCGCACTGAAAAACTGAACATCCGGGTAGACTGGGGCTTTGGTACAGATACCAATAATCTGTATTTGGATATTGCAGAGGCCTTTTAA
- a CDS encoding NAD(P)H-dependent oxidoreductase yields MDIIERLQWRYAVKKFDRERKLSRKQIDTLTTAFNLTATSYGLQPLKMLVIQDKEVQEQLVSHSMEQRQVADASHVLVLCIEETVAGEYVNNYFDLVQDIRDTPDEVIAPFRETLVKKFEAQPAAETQEWSARQAYLAMGNLLTVCALEGIDSCPMEGFDPQGYDELLGLKERGLKSVLVLPVGYRAKNDFFADLEKVRRPEEESIIYQSR; encoded by the coding sequence ATGGATATAATTGAACGGTTACAATGGCGATATGCGGTGAAAAAATTTGATCGGGAGCGTAAGCTTTCGCGAAAGCAAATCGACACCCTGACCACCGCATTCAATCTGACCGCCACGTCTTACGGTCTGCAACCGTTAAAAATGCTGGTCATTCAGGATAAGGAAGTGCAAGAGCAACTCGTCTCACACTCCATGGAACAACGACAAGTAGCCGATGCTTCTCATGTTCTGGTGCTCTGTATTGAAGAAACTGTGGCCGGAGAATACGTCAATAACTATTTTGATTTGGTACAGGATATTCGGGATACCCCCGATGAAGTGATCGCTCCTTTTCGCGAAACTCTGGTTAAAAAATTTGAAGCCCAACCTGCTGCGGAAACACAGGAATGGTCGGCACGGCAGGCGTATTTAGCCATGGGTAATCTCCTTACCGTTTGTGCCCTGGAAGGTATTGATTCGTGTCCGATGGAAGGTTTTGATCCTCAGGGCTACGATGAATTGCTGGGATTGAAGGAACGCGGACTTAAATCGGTATTGGTTTTACCGGTAGGATATCGCGCAAAAAATGATTTTTTTGCAGATCTGGAAAAGGTGCGACGTCCGGAAGAAGAAAGCATCATCTATCAGTCCCGCTAG
- a CDS encoding acyl-CoA thioesterase produces MKDLDALIDRSETRIFKAVFPNTTNHYDTLFGGTALHMMDEASFICATRFSRKKVVTVSSDKIDFEKPIPQGTIVELIARVSTVGRSSCVVQVDIFVEDMYSYEREKAVSGKFTFVAVDENKRPVAII; encoded by the coding sequence ATGAAGGACCTGGACGCTCTGATCGATCGATCTGAAACACGAATCTTTAAGGCAGTATTTCCAAATACGACCAATCACTACGATACCCTTTTTGGCGGTACTGCCTTGCACATGATGGATGAAGCCTCCTTTATTTGTGCTACCCGATTCAGTCGGAAAAAAGTGGTTACTGTATCCTCAGACAAGATCGATTTTGAAAAGCCCATTCCTCAGGGCACCATTGTTGAGTTGATCGCCCGGGTTTCCACGGTAGGGCGCAGCAGTTGCGTGGTACAGGTGGATATTTTTGTAGAAGACATGTATAGCTATGAGCGGGAAAAGGCCGTTTCCGGAAAATTCACCTTTGTAGCGGTTGATGAAAACAAGCGGCCCGTAGCGATCATTTGA
- a CDS encoding LptF/LptG family permease: MFIFVLQTVWLFIKDLAGKDLDFIVIVKFLMYYSPRLVTLVLPLSILLTSIMTFGNFAENYEFAAMKSSGISLQRAMKSLTIFILILSGLSFLFANYVIPAAEVKSLNLRKNITQVKPAMVIAKGQYNSIGDDFTIKIEDKYGENDEFLKDVIIYKKDPNRSGNFTVIKAKEGELEGSTNENILSLKLKNGNYYNEIYQKDYMKRQRRPFVKSQFEEYIINIDLTEFNNIDLEEEKFNNSYAMMNIVELDSTLGKLSEEYNDYIVRTGDQVNNQLDLTSIDSLALNVKAADSTNADILENFTINEKSQIIDYARNKIKTNISTAQAKKKEHFNKVRILNKFEISLHEKYVLAFGCIILFFVGAPLGAIIRKGGLGLPIVVGVVLFLTYHFIGIFAKNSAENGSISAFLATWLSTLIILPLGIYLTYRATTDQGLFDIDSFLDPLRRFFQKLGPGRANKSH; this comes from the coding sequence ATGTTCATCTTTGTTTTGCAGACCGTATGGCTGTTTATCAAAGATCTGGCCGGTAAGGACCTGGATTTTATCGTGATCGTTAAATTTCTGATGTACTACTCTCCGCGGCTGGTCACCCTGGTTTTACCTCTATCCATCCTGTTAACCAGCATCATGACTTTTGGGAATTTCGCGGAAAATTATGAGTTCGCGGCCATGAAATCCTCCGGGATTTCCCTGCAACGGGCCATGAAGTCGCTCACGATTTTTATTCTGATCTTAAGTGGTCTCTCTTTTCTCTTTGCCAACTATGTGATTCCCGCAGCCGAGGTTAAGTCTTTAAATCTGAGAAAGAACATTACTCAGGTCAAACCCGCCATGGTGATCGCTAAGGGACAATACAATAGCATCGGGGATGATTTTACCATTAAGATTGAAGACAAATACGGAGAGAACGACGAATTCCTGAAGGATGTCATCATTTATAAAAAAGACCCTAATCGATCTGGGAATTTCACGGTGATCAAAGCCAAAGAAGGCGAACTGGAGGGCAGTACCAATGAGAATATCCTTTCCTTAAAGTTGAAGAACGGCAATTATTACAATGAGATCTACCAAAAGGATTACATGAAGCGTCAACGCCGACCTTTTGTTAAAAGTCAGTTTGAGGAGTACATCATCAACATCGATCTGACCGAATTCAACAATATCGATCTGGAAGAAGAGAAATTCAATAACTCTTATGCCATGATGAACATTGTGGAGCTCGATTCGACTTTAGGAAAGCTCTCGGAAGAATACAATGACTATATCGTGCGTACCGGAGATCAGGTGAACAATCAACTGGACCTGACATCCATTGATTCGCTGGCTTTAAATGTGAAAGCAGCCGATTCGACCAATGCAGACATCCTGGAGAATTTCACCATCAATGAAAAGAGTCAAATCATTGATTACGCCCGCAACAAGATCAAGACCAATATCAGCACGGCTCAGGCGAAGAAAAAAGAACATTTCAATAAGGTGCGCATCTTAAACAAATTTGAAATCTCACTACACGAGAAGTATGTATTGGCTTTTGGATGCATCATCTTATTCTTCGTGGGAGCTCCTCTGGGGGCCATTATTCGCAAGGGGGGATTAGGACTTCCCATTGTGGTAGGGGTGGTCCTATTTCTGACGTATCACTTTATTGGGATATTCGCGAAGAACAGTGCCGAAAACGGTTCTATCTCTGCTTTTTTGGCCACCTGGCTGAGTACCTTAATCATCTTGCCCCTGGGTATTTATCTTACTTATCGAGCCACTACTGACCAGGGCTTATTTGATATTGATTCCTTTCTGGATCCATTGCGCCGCTTCTTTCAAAAACTGGGACCGGGTCGTGCCAATAAATCGCATTAG